One window of Triticum dicoccoides isolate Atlit2015 ecotype Zavitan chromosome 5A, WEW_v2.0, whole genome shotgun sequence genomic DNA carries:
- the LOC119296885 gene encoding uncharacterized protein LOC119296885, with the protein MDAKKPIPAAVQRAMDWALVTACFPFVSLAFAYALVRYDVSCSENTEVGALWFGILCCAVLQAAAAALALLLPCGRRALAHLALAVTIVGHYMYAVVFRLLLAAGAGFLFSNIFGPASIVLFAGGDLVYFLGLLQGGGLND; encoded by the exons ATGGACGCCAAGAAGCCGATCCCGGCTGCCGTCCAGCGGGCCATGGACTGGGCGCTCGTCACTGCCTGCTTCCCGTTCGTCTCCTTGGCGTTCGCCTACGCGCTCGTCCGCTACGACGTCAGCTGCAGCGAG AACACGGAGGTGGGTGCCCTCTGGTTCGGGATTCTGTGCTGCGCCGTGCTCCAGGCTGCCGCCGCGGCGCTGGCGCTGCTGCTCCCGTGCGGCCGCCGCGCCCTCGCCCACCTCGCGCTCGCGGTCACCATCGTCGGCCACTACATGTACGCCGtcgtcttccgcctcctcctcgccgccggcgcAGGATTCCTCTTCAGCAATATCTTCGGCCCCGCGAGCATCGTCCTCTTCGCGGGCGGCGACCTCGTCTACTTCCTGGGGCTCCTTCAGGGAGGTGGACTGAATGACTGA